The Solidesulfovibrio sp. genome segment ACGAGTTTTCCATTCTGGTCGAAGATCAAAAGATCATTTTGACCAAGGTCTAGCACGTTTGGACTTCAACATAGTCATATCGCAAGATGTGACTATTTTTCGATTCTTTCGCGCAAGATCGAGAATTATATGCAACTTCATACAGAAATTACACTTATAGCGAATGTACGTTTTGTATTAGAAACGTACATTGGAGGCCTTTACATGGACTTCGGCAAGAAATCGAAGGCGTTATCCCCAAGAGCTTTGGAGCTCAAGGGGACAAGTCCAATTCAAATGCACGTTTCCGGCATGGTCGGAAAAAAAACAAGCATTGGAGGCAACGATGAAAGTCGAACCCATTATTGACGTGAAGAGTATCAAAAGCATCAAAAAGATACTTTCTGACAATCTTCGCGACAAGCTGCTCTTCATCATGGGCATCAATTCTGGACTTCGTGTCCAAGACTTGCTTGCCCTCAAGGTCGGCGACGTTCGGGAAGCTAAGGTTGGTGATCGTGTGATCTTGCGTGAAAAGAAAACTGGCAAGGAGAACGTGTTCATCATGAACAAAGAGATCAAGGAAGCGCTTGATAACTACCTTACCGAGTTTGCATCCGTTGACGATCATTACCTGTTCAAGAGTCGTAAAGGACGCAACTATCCTCTTACGACATTTGCCGTCACCAAGTACGTCAAACGTTGGGCCGAAGCTGTGAACCTTAAGGGGAACTACGGTGCCCACACGTTACGAAAAACGTGGTGCTACCACCAGCGCAAGACCTTCGGCGTCTCCTGGGAGGTGTTGGCCAAGCGACTGAACCATTCCAGCCCGTCGATCACGCGCCGGTACCTCGGCATCCAGGAGGAAGAGGTCGAGGAGATACTGCTCCACGTTATCTGAACCCTTACCGACGGGGCCGCCCCCGTCTTTTTTGCAGGTAACACAAAAAATATTTTTTTATACTATGGCGCCGGGTATGTCGAAAGATTGTGTTTTGCCTGGGTAAGGAAGTCTCATCGCCCTGTAGAAGACCTCGTCGCCCTATGTATCTGATTTTTTTCGATATAATGTTGATACAGCACTTCTTTTCGGTTAGATCTGCCCTCTATTCCATCGACGAGAGAGGCACCCGGCATGAGCGAGAGCATCGGTCCGTTTTTCAACTGCAAGGAGGCAGCCGACTTTTGCGGCTACTCCCACTCCTACTTCGAGAAAATGGTCAACCGCTTCAAAATCAAGCGGTACGGCCCAAGCAAAAACAGGTTCGCCCGCGCCGACCTCGAGGCGTTCATGGCGTGCCCCGAACTCTACGCCACCGGGGCCGCACGCAAGGCCAGGAAGCCCATCACCCTGGAGGTATAAATGTCCGTCCACAAACGCCCAAACAACGACACGTATTACGTGGCCTACCGCGATGCCGAGCGGAGGCAACGCACCAAAAATTTCGGCAAAGGTCGTGAGGCGAAGCGGCAAGCCCAGAAGTTCGACGAGGAGATCAAGGCCCGCAAAAAGGTCGAGGCCCCCCTGCCGGAACCGCTCTTCACCCAGGGCAGCCGGGTCTACCTCGACCAGCTTGCCCAGATGTACCTCAACACCCGCAAGGTCGAAGGCACCACCCTGAGGACTTTGAAAACCATCAAGTCCATCCTCGAAAAGCACCTGATTCCGGCCTTTGCCCAGCGCCCGATCGACGAAATCCGGTACGACGAGATCATGACCGTGGTCGGCAAGGCGTTCACGACGCAGTCTCCCGTCACCCGAGGCCGCTACCTGAGCTACCTCAAGACCGTGTTCGCCTTCGGCATCAAGCATGACCTGATACTGAAAAACCCCCTTCGCAACTGGCGCAAGGGGAAAGAGACGCCCCGGGACAGCAAGCTGACGGTCGCCGATCTCATGAAGATCAAAGCGGTCGCGCCGCCCTATCTTGCCTGGGCGCTCGAGGTGGCTTGGAATCTCGGCGTCAGGACGGGACCCTCGGAACTTTTCGCTCTGAAATGGAGCGACATCGACTGGCAGGACTCGACCATCCGGGTCTTCGCCACCAAGACGCGGACGCTGAGAACCATCCCGCTCTCGCCGGCATTTCTGACCCGGCTCCAGGAGATGCGCGAAAAGGCCCAGACCGAGTACCTGATCGAGTTCAAGGGCAGGCAGGTCAAGGAGTTGCGCAAGGCCCTCAAGAGTGCCTGCGAGGCGGCGGAGATCAAGTACCCTGTGGTCTTCTACGATGTGCGGCACCTGTTCGCCACGACCCTCCTGCGCGAGGGCGGCGACCTGGCCGCCGTCAGCAAGCTCATGGGGCACTCGTCGGTCCACATGACGGCCAACCAGTACTATCACCTGCTTGGTGATGAAAAACGACGGACCATTGCGAAGTTGCCGAGCCTCAGCCCCGAGCAACAGGCCACACCGCCTCCCGTGCAGCCGCAACCCCAGCGTGGCGAGACATCGAAAATCTTGCCGTTTCGCCCCATAGGGCAGAAGGCTGTCCTCGCCGCCTCTGCCGCAAGCAAGAAGGGACAGGCTGGCTGAGGCCGGTTTTCCCGCGAACCTTATCCTCGCCGTTTATCATAATAAACATCCGTTGATATATCTGGACAACGTTCGGGGCTTCGCTTTATGAGGACGGCATGAGTCCTCGCCTCCAAATGAAGCCCCTCGTGGCCCGCACCTGCTTGCCTCTGCCTTTGTATCTGGCTCCGGTTTCCGCCGGCTTCCCGAGCCCTGCCGAAGACTATCTGGACCGGGCACTCGATCTCAACGAACTGCTGATAAACAACCCCGCCGCGACGTTTTACGTACGGGCCAGCGGTGATTCCATGCGTGACGCCGGAATCCAGTCAGGAGACATCCTAGTTGTCGACCGAGCTATCGAACCACGGCCCGGAAAGATCGTCATCGCCGCCATGGACGGAGAACTGACCGTCAAGCGCCTGCGGGTCAAGGAAGGCCGGCTTTACCTCGCCCCCGAGAATCCTGCCTACCCCTGCCTCGAAGTGCCTCCCGAGGTATCCTTCGAAATTTGGGGCGTCGTGACCTGCGTCATTCACCGGACCTGAAAAATGCCGCCACGTCGGATTTTGGCCCTCGTGGACTGCAATTCCTTTTACGCGTCGTGCGAGAAGGTCTTTGCCCCTGCACTCGCCAATAAACCTGTCGTCGTGCTTTCCAACAACGACGGCTGCATCATCGCCCGCTCGTCCGAGGCCAAGGCCCTCGGCATCCCCATGGGCAAGCCAGCCTTCGAGTGCCGGGAGCTATTCCGCCACCACGATGTGGCCGTCTTTTCCTCCAACTACACGCTCTACGGCGACCTCTCGGCCCGGGTCATGAAGACTCTGGCGACATTCACCCCCCGCCTTGAAGTATATTCCATCGATGAGGCGTTTCTGGACCTGACAGGCATGCCCGATGATATCGTGGTCTACAGCCAGCATATTCGGGAGACGGTGCGGCGTTGGACCGGCATTCCCGTTGCCATTGGCCTGGGACCGACCAAGACACTTGCCAAGATCGCCAACAAACTGAGCAAGAAAGACCCGACCCTGGGTGGAGTACTGGACTACGGCGCGCATCCCGAGCCTGACGCGCTTCTTGACCAAATGGCGGTGGAAGATATCTGGGGGATCGGCCGGCGCTACGCTGCCATGCTCGAACGCCACGGCGTCGTGAACGCCCGCCAGTTTAGGAATCTGCCTCGGGATTGGGTCAAAAAGAAAATGACCGTCGGCGGTCTCCACACCCTACTCGAACTCCAGGGCATCCCTTGCATCGACCTGGAGTCCATGGCACCGGCAAAGAAGTCAGTCACCGCATCGAGGTCGTTTGGGCAGCCTGTGACCAGGATCGAGGAGATGCGTGAAGCCCTGGCCGTCTATACCTCTCGGGCAGCGGAACGGCTCCGCAAAGCCCGTATGGTCGCCAACGGTGTGACCGTGTGGGTCCAGACCAACACCTTTATCGAGGGCGAGCCCCAGTACGCCAATTCAGCCTTTGGGGCGTTGCCAGTAGCCACGGCGCATACCAGCGATATTCTCAAGGTCGCCTCACAGGTTTTGGACCGGATTTTTCGGAAGGGGTACCGCTACAAGAAGGCAGGAGTGATGCTTTCAGGGCTGGAGCCCATCGGTTGCCGGCAGCTATCGCTCCTCGCCCCAGTTCGAACCTCTGACCCGAAAGCAGAACGCCTCATGGAGGCTATGGACCGGGCAAACGCCCGCTGGGGCCGCGACACGCTTCGCCTTGCCGCCTGCGGCATCAAGCAGAACTGGCAGATGAAGCAAGCGGCTAGGTCGCCCCAATACACCACGTGCTGGGCGGATTTGCCGGAGGTGAGGACGTAGAGTCTATCCCCCAGGGCCGGTTGCCTCTTTCTGCCCCATGTTATCCATGCTGGCCCCCCCTTGAAATTCCTCGCTTTTTCGTCGGCCCGGCCAAAATGTTATCCAGCCCGGTTATCCACACGAAAAAGGGGCCAGGCCTACACGACCTAACCCCTTGAAATCTATTGGTGCGCCCGACAGGATTCGAACCTGTGGCCGTCTGCTTAGAAGGCAGATGCTCTATCCGACTGAGCTACGGGCGCGTGGCCGCCAAACCTAAACAAGCCCTCCTTCGCGGTCAAGGCCGCCCTTGACGAAACGACCAGCCAAGCTCAAACTGCCTGACCCCGGCCGTTCCCGCAACCAGGAGGGAGACATGAACCTGCGTGTGCTCGGCTGCTCCGGCTCGGATCTCCCCGGACACAACCTGACCTCCTTTCTGGTCAACGATACCGTCCTCATCGACGCCGGAACCGTCACCTCGGCC includes the following:
- a CDS encoding tyrosine-type recombinase/integrase; translation: MKVEPIIDVKSIKSIKKILSDNLRDKLLFIMGINSGLRVQDLLALKVGDVREAKVGDRVILREKKTGKENVFIMNKEIKEALDNYLTEFASVDDHYLFKSRKGRNYPLTTFAVTKYVKRWAEAVNLKGNYGAHTLRKTWCYHQRKTFGVSWEVLAKRLNHSSPSITRRYLGIQEEEVEEILLHVI
- a CDS encoding DNA-binding protein, translating into MSESIGPFFNCKEAADFCGYSHSYFEKMVNRFKIKRYGPSKNRFARADLEAFMACPELYATGAARKARKPITLEV
- a CDS encoding site-specific integrase, producing MSVHKRPNNDTYYVAYRDAERRQRTKNFGKGREAKRQAQKFDEEIKARKKVEAPLPEPLFTQGSRVYLDQLAQMYLNTRKVEGTTLRTLKTIKSILEKHLIPAFAQRPIDEIRYDEIMTVVGKAFTTQSPVTRGRYLSYLKTVFAFGIKHDLILKNPLRNWRKGKETPRDSKLTVADLMKIKAVAPPYLAWALEVAWNLGVRTGPSELFALKWSDIDWQDSTIRVFATKTRTLRTIPLSPAFLTRLQEMREKAQTEYLIEFKGRQVKELRKALKSACEAAEIKYPVVFYDVRHLFATTLLREGGDLAAVSKLMGHSSVHMTANQYYHLLGDEKRRTIAKLPSLSPEQQATPPPVQPQPQRGETSKILPFRPIGQKAVLAASAASKKGQAG
- a CDS encoding translesion error-prone DNA polymerase V autoproteolytic subunit — its product is MSPRLQMKPLVARTCLPLPLYLAPVSAGFPSPAEDYLDRALDLNELLINNPAATFYVRASGDSMRDAGIQSGDILVVDRAIEPRPGKIVIAAMDGELTVKRLRVKEGRLYLAPENPAYPCLEVPPEVSFEIWGVVTCVIHRT
- a CDS encoding Y-family DNA polymerase; its protein translation is MPPRRILALVDCNSFYASCEKVFAPALANKPVVVLSNNDGCIIARSSEAKALGIPMGKPAFECRELFRHHDVAVFSSNYTLYGDLSARVMKTLATFTPRLEVYSIDEAFLDLTGMPDDIVVYSQHIRETVRRWTGIPVAIGLGPTKTLAKIANKLSKKDPTLGGVLDYGAHPEPDALLDQMAVEDIWGIGRRYAAMLERHGVVNARQFRNLPRDWVKKKMTVGGLHTLLELQGIPCIDLESMAPAKKSVTASRSFGQPVTRIEEMREALAVYTSRAAERLRKARMVANGVTVWVQTNTFIEGEPQYANSAFGALPVATAHTSDILKVASQVLDRIFRKGYRYKKAGVMLSGLEPIGCRQLSLLAPVRTSDPKAERLMEAMDRANARWGRDTLRLAACGIKQNWQMKQAARSPQYTTCWADLPEVRT